A genomic segment from Aegilops tauschii subsp. strangulata cultivar AL8/78 chromosome 1, Aet v6.0, whole genome shotgun sequence encodes:
- the LOC109733380 gene encoding uncharacterized protein has product MVRSKEMPKRPKDPLMTPPSKPRGFRDDDGGGFGGSLPRNRGGAAMSPAPASVPNYMRATSSSGAKAGPGRRAGAVPSSASPATRRGPLRTVTSGRVLFPTPEVPGMVRATPTCSSTMKEAKFPGALDLAPGATDAQGPAAMRVCPYNYCSLNGHTHSPAVPLRSFLASRRRLIKTQQSMKHKGVSAFRKGSGHQRPEDKNGGPVVRAAVAKAAPLVDEEALGDFFVEVYAGPRVSSDMSCSDMSLDEMDAAVRRMEFVVFDRCGVGEDDEKGGDPAVRGDGGGRPEEDRLGFCRDSSSECSDDGASGLISGNLVEELPWMRYDCDSLDDDVSEEQVQQAEVSEGQEGEDEEGRSSDNHEEEADEEQKPEESKIISDLPRETGIIAEQEGADCRVEICEDISNTTDQQEASTVQETQHEDDEERVSDVAHKMEVAAAQACIVCAAGVCNEQEEEEDQDNILGKVIQGDASDGQGTSEEKLSNGVDESEEIPEHELDILGKVIQGDTSDGQGTSEEQLSSGVCEPEIPENEVAERVENVLEESRVDESSADQEAKDDQSNVESTGNLEVTEKQDMPDDGSEMEISETVPSVACEEDFAEEEVTSRAVSEGEISDCSAIASLDAEISTPPAEGGFEQDVNMVEDGFEQYDGAVNNLVDQCIPAEDKVDVTEDAQKEIEITSCNLEDASEESGTAQESSQEVNFICVDAAEQMEPEPEVTNCKLEDPSEESVIAQESSQDVKPVCVDAAAQMEPEPEVANCKLEDSSEEESGIAQESSQDVKPVCVDAAAQMEPEPEVTNCKLEDSSEEESGITNVKPVCVDAAAQMEPETTNCNLEDASAAAGITGETVRDDSLVYVCEVAQVQSGVDTSELVDTSEESGIAHEICADNSASYLRDDAQSDSGIATCDSGEESATVQEADQDHNCTDVNGGSANESALTPCELAEASEAYDITQEAIQDDSISDVNDGAQKESEIIACGSEHACEESHIIQEGGEDVNTACEEPDIIQEGGEDDKTAGVCAGALKEPEIIASESGDACEEVCHTEEANLLTVIQIPEHNSDFSATDGHGEPQNQPAEDNVAKEFSIDDMCNVFSGMNLKGDVYVDPSESDICPRNRMIIARRRRTPEEDEYMRGFNPRAPNFLPLESDPDAEKIDLKHQTAEDRKNAEEWMIDYALRRAVNNLGPARKKKVELLVQAFETVLPQDEKKSISPTRPAQACN; this is encoded by the coding sequence ATGGTGAGGAGCAAAGAGATGCCCAAGAGGCCCAAGGACCCGCTCATGACCCCTCCGTCCAAGCCCAGGGGCTTCAgggacgacgacggcggcggcttcggcggcAGCCTGCCGAGGAACCGCGGCGGCGCGGCTATGTCCCCGGCGCCGGCCTCCGTGCCCAACTACATGCGGGCCACCAGCAGCTCCGGCGCcaaggccgggcccgggcggcgCGCGGGGGCGGTGCCCTCGTCGGCGTCGCCCGCGACCAGGCGGGGGCCGCTGCGGACGGTCACGAGCGGGAGGGTGCTGTTCCCGACGCCGGAGGTGCCCGGCATGGTCCGCGCCACGCCCACGTGCTCCTCCACCATGAAGGAGGCCAAGTTCCCCGGCGCGCTCGACCTGGCGCCCGGGGCCACCGACGCCCAGGGCCCCGCGGCGATGCGCGTGTGCCCGTACAACTACTGCTCCCTCAACGGCCACACCCACTCGCCGGCGGTGCCGCTCCGGAGCTTCCTCGCGTCGCGCCGCCGGCTCATCAAGACGCAGCAGAGCATGAAGCACAAGGGCGTCTCGGCGTTCCGCAAGGGATCCGGCCACCAGAGGCCGGAGGACAAGAACGGCGGCCCCGTcgtccgcgccgccgtcgccaagGCCGCGCCTCTGGTCGACGAGGAGGCGCTCGGCGACTTCTTCGTGGAGGTGTACGCCGGCCCGAGGGTGAGCTCCGACATGAGCTGCAGCGACATGTCCCTGGACGAGATGGACGCCGCGGTGAGGAGGATGGAGTTCGTCGTCTTCGACCGGTGCGGCGTGGGCGAGGACGACGAGAAGGGCGGCGATCCTGCCGttcgcggcgacggcggcgggaggccggaggAGGACAGGCTCGGTTTCTGCAGGGACAGTTCGTCCGAGTGCAGCGATGACGGTGCCTCCGGTCTCATCTCCGGCAACCTCGTGGAGGAGCTCCCCTGGATGAGGTACGATTGCGATAGCCTGGACGATGATGTTTCAGAAGAGCAGGTTCAGCAAGCAGAGGTTTCAGAGGGGCAAGAAGGTGAAGATGAAGAAGGCAGATCGAGCGATAATCACGAAGAGGAGGCGGATGAAGAACAGAAACCGGAAGAATCGAAGATCATCTCCGATCTGCCCCGTGAAACGGGGATCATCGCGGAGCAAGAGGGTGCCGATTGCAGAGTGGAGATCTGCGAAGACATCTCAAACACAACGGATCAACAGGAGGCTTCCACAGTGCAAGAGACGCAACATGAAGACGATGAGGAGCGTGTCTCAGATGTTGCCCACAAAATGGAGGTCGCCGCGGCGCAAGCATGTATTGTTTGTGCAGCGGGGGTCTGCAATGagcaggaagaagaagaagatcaaGACAACATCCTGGGCAAAGTGATCCAAGGGGATGCTTCTGATGGACAGGGCACATCAGAAGAGAAGCTCTCCAATGGTGTCGATGAGTCCGAGGAGATTCCTGAGCATGAACTAGACATCCTGGGCAAAGTGATCCAAGGGGATACTTCTGATGGACAAGGCACATCAGAAGAACAGCTCTCCAGTGGTGTCTGTGAACCGGAGATTCCTGAGAATGAAGTAGCAGAAAGAGTGGAAAATGTCCTCGAAGAGAGCCGGGTGGATGAGAGTTCAGCAGATCAAGAGGCAAAGGATGATCAGAGCAACGTGGAATCTACCGGCAACTTGGAAGTTACAGAGAAGCAGGACATGCCGGATGATGGGTCTGAAATGGAGATTTCTGAGACTGTCCCCAGTGTTGCATGCGAAGAGGATTTTGCCGAGGAAGAAGTAACCTCCAGAGCTGTTTCAGAAGGTGAAATTTCTGACTGCAGTGCTATTGCTTCTCTGGATGCTGAAATCTCGACACCACCAGCAGAGGGTGGCTTTGAACAAGATGTGAACATGGTGGAAGACGGTTTTGAACAGTATGACGGTGCCGTGAACAATTTGGTCGATCAATGTATCCCTGCAGAAGACAAAGTGGATGTCACAGAAGATGCTCAGAAGGAAATTGAGATTACCTCATGCAATTTGGAAGATGCTTCTGAAGAATCTGGTACTGCCCAAGAAAGCAGCCAGGAAGTTAATTTCATATGTGTTGATGCTGCTGAGCAAATGGAACCAGAGCCAGAGGTTACAAACTGCAAGTTGGAAGATCCTTCTGAAGAATCTGTTATTGCCCAGGAAAGCAGTCAAGATGTTAAGCCAGTATGTGTTGATGCTGCTGCTCAAATGGAACCAGAGCCAGAGGTCGCAAATTGCAAGTTGGAAGATTCTTCTGAAGAAGAGTCTGGTATTGCCCAAGAAAGCAGCCAAGATGTTAAGCCTGTATGTGTTGATGCTGCTGCTCAAATGGAACCAGAGCCAGAGGTTACAAATTGCAAGTTGGAAGATTCTTCTGAAGAAGAGTCTGGTATTACAAATGTTAAGCCTGTATGTGTTGATGCTGCTGCTCAGATGGAACCAGAGACTACAAACTGCAACTTGGAAGATGCTTCTGCAGCAGCTGGTATCACTGGAGAAACTGTTCGTGATGATAGCTTGGTGTATGTCTGCGAGGTTGCTCAAGTGCAATCAGGGGTTGACACAAGCGAGTTGGTAGACACTTCTGAAGAGTCTGGTATTGCTCATGAAATTTGTGCAGATAACTCTGCATCGTATCTCAGAGATGATGCTCAAAGTGATTCTGGGATCGCCACATGCGATTCGGGAGAGGAATCTGCTACCGTTCAGGAAGCTGATCAGGATCACAACTGTACAGATGTCAATGGTGGTTCTGCAAATGAATCCGCGCTTACCCCTTGTGAACTGGCAGAGGCTTCTGAAGCATATGATATTACCCAAGAGGCTATTCAAGATGACAGCATTTCAGATGTCAATGATGGTGCTCAAAAGGAATCAGAAATTATAGCATGCGGATCAGAACATGCTTGTGAAGAATCTCATATTATCCAAGAAGGGGGTGAAGATGTTAACACTGCTTGTGAAGAACCTGATATTATCCAAGAAGGGGGTGAAGATGATAAGACTGCTGGTGTCTGCGCTGGTGCTCTAAAAGAACCGGAGATTATCGCATCCGAATCGGGagatgcttgtgaagaagtttgTCATACTGAGGAAGCTAATCTCTTGACAGTTATCCAGATACCTGAGCACAACTCTGACTTCTCCGCTACTGACGGCCATGGGGAGCCCCAGAACCAACCAGCAGAAGACAATGTTGCAAAAGAATTTTCCATTGACGACATGTGCAATGTATTCAGCGGGATGAACCTCAAAGGCGATGTATATGTTGATCCTTCCGAGTCCGATATTTGTCCGAGAAACAGAATGATCATTGCCAGGAGGAGGAGAACACCTGAAGAAGATGAATACATGCGAGGCTTTAACCCAAGGGCACCGAATTTTCTTCCTCTGGAATCGGACCCGGATGCAGAGAAGATTGATCTGAAGCATCAGACGGCGGAGGATCGCAAGAATGCCGAAGAGTGGATGATCGACTACGCGCTTCGGAGGGCGGTGAATAATCTAGGCCCTGCTCGGAAGAAGAAAGTGGAGCTTCTGGTCCAGGCCTTTGAGACTGTCCTACCGCAGGATGAGAAGAAAAGCATTTCACCTACAAGGCCTGCCCAAGCTTGCAACTGA
- the LOC141031513 gene encoding uncharacterized protein, producing the protein MDLEIKEEDGFGWRFTGMYGEPRAEKKYLTWKLLRILHNEASLPWLCLGDFNEVLFANEKEEGNEKSQACMERFREALDFCGLEDLGFEGDKFTWRNNNHRWENYIQQRLDRAVANEGWRSGFGSFRVVNGDPRHSDHRPIIITMEEAGGERSREEEARGKGCGRHNFKFEARWLEEQQCDQLVKEAWRQAMDDGGLCVKDGLNRVAGKLMCWSENTLGSLEKRVKKAKREVERWRRMPVSKEKVAGEEVARYRLERLEDQVNTYWKQRAHTDWLMKGDKNTSFFHARTKERRRINRIGILFKANKESAMQIQRILQMYEASSGQTINKDKSAAFFSGNVKAEDKKDVMSIPGITKEAMNERYLGMPIHVGKELLIKVVAQTIPTFTMSCFDLTKSICEEISTAVCKYWWSQQDKTNKIHWLSWEKLTKSKGDGGLGFRDIYNFNMAMLARQGWRMPQNPESLCARVLGAKYFPDGNVLNAREISNMSYTWRSILKGIVILKKGLIWRVGNGQSINIWMDPWIPRGTTRLPATPRGTNLLSKVSDLIDPVTGGWDEPLVRATFHEDDTSWILAIPISNVLEDLRA; encoded by the exons ATGGATCTGGAGATCAAAGAAGAGGATGGTTTCGGGTGGAGGTTCACCGGCATGTACGGGGAACCGAGGGCGGAGAAAAAATACCTCACGTGGAAGCTTCTCCGGATTCTTCACAACGAGGCTTCCCTGCCTTGGCTGTGCTTAGGAGATTTTAATGAGGTTCTTTTTGCTAATGAAAAGGAAGAAGGAAATGAGAAGTCCCAGGCATGCATGGAAAGATTCAGAGAAGCGCTGGACTTTTGTGGGCTAGAGGACCTGGGCTTCGAGGGCGACAAGTTTACCTGGCGAAACAACAACCACCGATGGGAGAACTACATACAACAAAGGCTAGACAGGGCGGTTGCAAACGAGGGATGGAGGAGCGGGTTTGGGAGCTTCAGGGTGGTTAATGGTGATCCTAGACACTCGGACCATAGACCGATTATTATTACCATGGAGGAAGCAGGAGGGGAAAGATCTAGAGAGGAAGAGGCAAGGGGAAAAGGTTGCGGGCGCCATAACTTTAAATTTGAGGCGCGATGGCTGGAGGAGCAGCAATGTGaccagctggtgaaggaggcgtggCGCCAGGCCATGGATGATGGTGGTCTCTGTGTCAAAGATGGGTTAAACCGTGTGGCGGGAAAGCTAATGTGTTGGAGTGAGAATACCCTAGGCTCCTTGGAGAAAAGAGTGAAGAAAGCAAAGAGAGAGGTGGAACGATGGAGGCGTATGCCAGTGAGCAAGGAGAAGGTGGCAGGGGAGGAAGTGGCACGGTATCGATTGGAGAGGTTGGAGGACCAAGTAAACACCTACTGGAAGCAGCGCGCGCACACGGACTGGCTGATGAAGGGAGACAAGAATACATCCTTCTTCCATGCGCGGACCAAAGAGCGGAGGAGAATTAATAGGATTGGGATCCTTTTCAAGGCAAACAAAGAGAGCGCAATGCAGATCCAGCGTATCCTACAAATGTATGAGGCAAGCTCGGGACAAACCATAAATAAGGATAAGTCAGCGGCATTTTTCAGTGGCAATGTGAAGGCTGAGGATAAGAAGGATGTCATGAGCATCCCAGGAATTACAAAGGAGGCCATGAATGAAAGGTATTTGGGCATGCCAATTCATGTGG GGAAAGAACTACTGATTAAAGTTGTGGCGCAGACAATTCCCACCTTTACCATGTCATGCTTTGATCTAACGAAATCAATTTGTGAGGAGATTAGCACTGCGGTGTGCAAATATTGGTGGAGCCAGCAGGATAAAACAAATAAAATCCATTGGCTGAGCTGGGAGAAGCTGACTAAGTCAAAGGGAGATGGGGGGCTTGGCTTCCGTGACATCTACAACTTCAACATGGCTATGCTCGCGCGTCAAGGTTGGAGAATGCCGCAGAATCCGGAGTCCCTGTGTGCTCGGGTGCTTGGGGCGAAATACTTTCCTGATGGAAATGTGCTGAACGCAAGGGAGATAAGCAATATGTCCTACACATGGAGGAGTATCTTGAAAGGAATAGTTATTCTAAAAAAAGGCCTCATTTGGCGGGTGGGAAATGGCCAGTCTATCAATATATGGATGGACCCATGGATCCCTAGGGGAACGACACGGCTGCCAGCTACACCAAGGGGCACCAACTTACTATCAAAAGTGAGTGATCTGATCGACCCTGTGACGGGTGGGTGGGATGAACCGCTGGTGAGGGCCACTTTCCATGAGGATGACACATCCTGGATCCTTGCCATACCTATAAGCAATGTGCTTGAGGATCTCCGTGCATGA
- the LOC141031528 gene encoding uncharacterized protein: MEDIWQLTVPSKIRHFMWRLAHNSTAFCVNLQRKGLKISPLCPVCRIHEEDGGHLLFKCKQVKEVWRLCGLEAERLLLMDQGTAMTMVEKLMAFPVEKQALITTLMWNWWCERNNRREGGKGRLSEELAWIIQHQTREFCTLQQNQKNARSLPRQHWTPPPEEWIKINIDGSFRPDERNGGWGAVFRDHMGDVLVCASGFLPNILNALHSEMLAAETALHLASDLGMGRVYSETDALLLKDAIDDKGVDFSDLGVLADRLKDFIRCNFTECKTVYCPRVCNQVVHTLATKGSLMAGMAPCVTDGPDPCVSFFVASDLASHTV; encoded by the coding sequence ATGGAAGATATTTGGCAGCTGACCGTCCCTAGCAAAATTAGGCACTTCATGTGGAGACTAGCGCACAACTCGACGGCTTTCTGCGTGAACCTTCAAAGAAAGGGGCTCAAGATCTCTCCGCTCTGCCCAGTTTGCCGCATTCACGAGGAGGACGGGGGCCATCTCCTCTTTAAATGCAAGCAAGTCAAGGAGGTGTGGCGCCTTTGTGGACTGGAGGCGGAGAGGCTGCTGTTAATGGACCAGGGAACGGCTATGACAATGGTGGAGAAGCTGATGGCCTTCCCTGTGGAGAAACAAGCTCTCATCACTACACTCATGTGGAACTGGTGGTGTGAGCGAAATAACCGCAGAGAAGGAGGCAAAGGCAGATTGAGCGAGGAACTAGCATGGATTATCCAACATCAGACGCGTGAATTCTGCACTCTTCAGCAAAACCAAAAGAACGCCCGTTCGTTACCCAGACAACATTGGACGCCACCACCCGAGGAGTGGATTAAGATTAATATTGATGGTTCATTCAGGCCAGATGAAAGAAATGGGGGCTGGGGTGCAGTGTTCAGGGATCATATGGGCGATGTGCTGGTTTGTGCGTCAGGTTTTCTCCCTAATATTCTGAATGCTCTACATTCAGAGATGCTTGCTGCTGAAACTGCACTTCATTTGGCTTCAGACCTGGGAATGGGGAGGGTGTACTCGGAAACGGATGCACTTCTACTGAAAGATGCTATTGATGACAAGGGCGTTGATTTCTCTGATCTGGGCGTTCTGGCCGATCGTTTGAAAGACTTCATTAGGTGTAATTTTACTGAGTGTAAAACTGTGTACTGCCCTAGAGTCTGTAATCAGGTTGTTCACACCCTGGCGACCAAGGGATCGCTGATGGCTGGAATGGCTCCCTGTGTAACGGACGGACCTGATCCGTGTGTATCTTTCTTTGTGGCGAGTGATTTGGCTTCGCACACCGTTTAA
- the LOC109733381 gene encoding probable ADP-ribosylation factor GTPase-activating protein AGD11: MDDENNLLHFLDDTPSSHYRKTWDGYSSQNDGDDQSDTSDADPSNARDRLETLLNQPANKFCADCGTPDPKWAALPFGAFICIKCSGTHRSLGVHISKVISVNLDEWTDEEVNCLANSGGNATVNTKYEAFLPENYKKPRQDFATEDRAIFIRKKYELQQFVTNPQFACPLHKHGAEKRHNQQHSGSKHGTFRNSWMKKESENKGVKKMMDVGMVEFVGLIKVDIIRGTDLAVRDVMSSDPYVMIILGHQSMKTKVIKNTLNPIWNERLMLSIPDPVPPLKVLVFDKDTFTSDDRMGEAEVDIQPLISAAREYQSSIITESTQICTFLASENSILAKDSIISIVGGKVEQEIALRLQNVEHGELEIKLECVPLNQ; encoded by the exons ATGGACGACGAGAACAATCTCCTGCATTTTCTTGATGATACACCCAGTTCGCATTACAGGAA GACATGGGATGGATATTCATCCCAAAATGACGGCGATGATCAATCCGATACATCAG ACGCAGATCCATCCAATGCAAGGGACAGATTGGAAACTCTACTTAACCAACCTGCCAACAAGTTCTGTGCAGATTGTGGCACCCCAGATCCAAAATGGGC GGCTTTGCCTTTCGGTGCGTTCATTTGCATCAAGTGCTCTGGAACTCACAGAAGTCTTGGAGTACACATATCAAAG GTGATTTCGGTGAATCTAGACGAATGGACAGATGAGGAAGTCAATTGTTTAGCTAATTCAGGTGGAAATGCTACTGTGAACACCAAATATGAAGCGTTTTTACCCGAAAACTACAAAAAGCCAAGACAAGATTTTGCGACAGAGGACCGTGCTATTTTCATTAG GAAAAAATACGAGCTTCAACAGTTTGTGACTAATCCACAATTTGCATGCCCTTTACACAAACATGGAGCAGAAAAACGTCATAACCAGCAACATAGTGGCAGCAAGCATGGTACTTTCAGAAATAGCTGGATGAAAAAGGAATCCGAAAACAAAGGAGTAAAAAAAATG ATGGATGTGGGCATGGTAGAGTTCGTTGGATTAATTAAGGTCGACATCATAAGGGGCACAGATTTAGCTGTTCGTGATGTGATGTCAAGTGATCCATATGTTATGATTATACTAGGACACCAA TCCATGAAAACAAAGGTGATAAAGAACACACTGAACCCTATATGGAATGAAAGATTGATGCTATCAATCCCTGACCCAGTCCCGCCTCTTAAAGTG CTAGTGTTCGACAAGGACACATTCACCTCCGACGACCGAATGGGAGAGGCTGAAGTTGATATCCAGCCATTGATCTCTGCAGCAAGAGAGTACCAGAGCTCCATCATCACAGAATCGACACAGATATGCACATTCTTGGCAAGTGAGAACAGCATTCTAGCCAAGGACAGCATTATCTCGATCGTCGGTGGTAAGGTGGAGCAGGAGATTGCATTGAGGCTTCAGAACGTCGAGCACGGGGAACTTGAGATCAAGCTCGAGTGCGTGCCCCTCAATCAGTAG